A single Sulfurimonas aquatica DNA region contains:
- the flhB gene encoding flagellar biosynthesis protein FlhB, with translation MADDQEKTEEPTDKKIEDARKEGNVPKSQDASGVITLFVAILAVLMLFPFMADHMFQLFKYYFSLVGTPLDKVFMIDIAIVSIREILLMVLPLAIAVAVAGVVAALAQFGFLFTTKAIMPDFKKIDPIKGAKNLFSVKKMIEGVKITFKAFTTLGVGFIFFFFFIKELPTVTLFALADQLDWLKDKMIIIALVMLLIIFIFAVIDVIIVRKQYFDGLKMSKQEIKDEMKNMEGDPLIKSKIKQKQMEISRQRMMSEVPNADVVITNPTHYAVAIKYDEEKTRAPIVVAKGMDNMAQQIKKVARENGVHIIQNPPLARSLYAEVELEKPIPEELFGAVAEVLAYVYKMNKK, from the coding sequence ATGGCTGATGATCAGGAAAAGACAGAAGAACCGACCGACAAAAAGATAGAAGATGCCAGGAAAGAGGGAAATGTCCCTAAGTCACAAGACGCTTCTGGTGTTATAACTCTTTTTGTAGCTATACTAGCTGTGTTAATGCTTTTCCCTTTTATGGCTGATCACATGTTCCAGCTCTTTAAGTACTACTTCTCTTTAGTTGGAACCCCATTAGACAAAGTTTTTATGATTGATATTGCGATTGTTTCCATTAGAGAAATATTGCTTATGGTCCTACCTCTTGCAATAGCTGTAGCCGTTGCCGGTGTAGTTGCCGCACTTGCTCAGTTTGGCTTTCTTTTTACAACAAAGGCAATTATGCCTGACTTTAAAAAGATAGATCCAATAAAGGGGGCAAAAAATCTTTTTTCTGTTAAAAAGATGATTGAGGGTGTGAAGATCACCTTTAAAGCTTTTACTACTCTAGGTGTTGGCTTTATCTTTTTCTTTTTCTTCATTAAAGAGCTACCTACTGTTACCCTTTTTGCATTGGCAGATCAGCTTGATTGGTTGAAAGATAAAATGATTATTATCGCACTTGTTATGCTTCTTATTATATTTATATTTGCTGTTATTGATGTGATTATTGTTAGAAAACAGTACTTTGATGGCTTAAAAATGAGCAAGCAAGAGATAAAAGATGAAATGAAAAATATGGAGGGTGATCCTCTTATAAAGTCTAAAATAAAACAAAAACAGATGGAAATATCAAGGCAGAGAATGATGTCCGAAGTTCCAAATGCAGATGTAGTTATTACCAATCCAACACATTACGCCGTAGCAATTAAGTATGATGAAGAGAAGACTAGAGCTCCTATAGTAGTAGCAAAAGGGATGGATAATATGGCACAACAGATTAAAAAAGTAGCTCGTGAAAATGGGGTGCATATCATTCAAAACCCTCCACTTGCTCGGAGCCTTTATGCTGAGGTTGAGCTTGAAAAACCGATTCCAGAAGAACTTTTTGGCGCAGTTGCTGAGGTTTTAGCATATGTGTATAAGATGAATAAGAAATAG
- a CDS encoding M23 family metallopeptidase translates to MKSNKNGSSFVLLFIVLLVIGGGLFVYFSSMFERNVPNITMQSNGYWNLKTPIELTIDDESGVKSYKIMLKTDKEEKTLEYEQLINPQTSLNLKVEPPRSAYAMKDKTIDIVVEAVDVSKWNFFKGNATSKVFKLIIDKKRPKLNIISNSYKISRGGSALVIFKAEDENIKELYIESNDEKKFIPQPFYKDGYFISLLAWHINNKDFKTTVIAKDSAGNVAKAYIPLYLKQKNYRVSNIKLSDRFLKGKIAELAEEFVETQGIEGSLEQFKIINEDVRAKNEKLIHELTSKVAEDKVDSFNINKMYPLKNAQVVATFGDHRKYSYDGVYISESYHLGLDLASNAMASIKPQNGGKVVFSDYNGLYGNMPAIDHGLGLFTIYGHCSTVKVGAGDLITKKEPIANTGKSGYAMGDHLHFGVLVQGIEVRPQEWMDTQWIKLNINDVIKSAKKIIDRG, encoded by the coding sequence TTGAAAAGCAATAAAAATGGTTCTTCGTTCGTCTTGTTATTTATAGTACTTCTAGTTATTGGTGGAGGACTTTTTGTCTACTTTTCATCAATGTTTGAGAGAAACGTACCAAATATTACAATGCAAAGTAATGGATATTGGAATCTGAAAACACCGATTGAACTTACTATAGATGACGAGAGTGGCGTTAAGTCGTATAAAATAATGCTAAAAACCGATAAAGAAGAAAAAACTCTTGAGTATGAACAGCTAATTAACCCTCAAACATCATTGAATCTTAAAGTTGAGCCACCAAGATCTGCTTACGCTATGAAGGATAAAACGATTGATATTGTAGTAGAAGCCGTAGACGTAAGTAAGTGGAACTTTTTTAAAGGAAATGCAACTTCTAAAGTTTTCAAACTTATAATCGATAAAAAAAGACCCAAGTTAAATATAATAAGCAACTCTTATAAAATTTCTCGTGGTGGATCGGCTCTTGTAATATTTAAAGCTGAAGATGAAAATATTAAAGAACTTTATATAGAATCAAATGATGAAAAAAAGTTTATTCCTCAACCGTTTTATAAAGATGGCTATTTTATCTCACTTTTAGCATGGCATATAAATAATAAAGATTTCAAAACAACCGTCATTGCAAAAGATAGCGCGGGAAATGTTGCCAAGGCGTATATTCCTCTGTATTTAAAACAAAAAAATTATAGAGTGTCAAATATCAAACTAAGTGATAGATTCTTAAAAGGAAAAATTGCCGAACTAGCTGAAGAGTTTGTTGAAACACAAGGCATAGAAGGCTCACTTGAGCAGTTTAAAATTATAAATGAAGATGTAAGAGCTAAAAATGAAAAGCTAATTCATGAGTTAACTTCAAAAGTTGCAGAAGATAAAGTGGATAGTTTTAATATAAATAAGATGTACCCACTTAAAAACGCTCAAGTAGTTGCAACATTTGGCGACCATAGAAAGTACTCATATGATGGCGTGTATATTAGTGAGTCCTACCATTTAGGACTTGACTTAGCAAGTAACGCCATGGCTAGCATTAAACCTCAAAATGGGGGTAAAGTTGTATTTAGTGACTATAATGGACTTTATGGAAATATGCCTGCAATTGACCATGGTTTAGGTCTTTTCACTATATATGGCCACTGCTCAACTGTAAAAGTTGGAGCTGGTGATTTAATAACTAAGAAAGAGCCTATAGCTAACACAGGTAAAAGTGGTTATGCTATGGGCGATCACTTACACTTTGGAGTACTTGTTCAGGGTATAGAAGTTAGGCCTCAGGAGTGGATGGACACTCAGTGGATAAAGCTAAATATTAATGATGTTATTAAAAGCGCTAAAAAAATTATAGATAGAGGGTAA
- the nadC gene encoding carboxylating nicotinate-nucleotide diphosphorylase, translating to MIKKFVKKTLDEDVGRGDLYALVEPAVNASAKIIAKSDGVVAGVVYIDVLAELEAFELRWNKVDGESFVKGDIIATISGDSHTLLRIERTLLNILLHASSIATLTKQYRDIVEPYGVKLLDTRKTRPMLRNFEKYATRIGGAVNHRMGLDDSLMIKDTHLRTIKNLKEYIKKARKEIPFTTKIEVEAETFEMAKEAFYAGCDIVMCDNMRPEQVREIVEYRNENYGHILLEASGNISLETIESYARSGVDAISTGALTHQSKWIDLSMKMD from the coding sequence ATGATAAAGAAATTTGTAAAAAAAACGCTTGATGAAGACGTAGGTCGCGGAGATCTATATGCTCTTGTTGAGCCTGCAGTAAACGCGAGTGCAAAAATTATAGCAAAGAGTGACGGCGTTGTAGCAGGAGTTGTATATATAGATGTATTGGCTGAGCTTGAAGCATTTGAACTTAGATGGAATAAAGTTGATGGAGAAAGTTTTGTAAAAGGTGATATCATCGCTACTATTAGTGGTGATTCACATACCCTTTTACGAATTGAGCGGACTCTTTTAAATATACTTTTACATGCAAGTTCCATAGCTACGCTTACAAAGCAGTACAGAGATATTGTCGAACCTTATGGTGTGAAACTTCTAGATACACGAAAAACACGACCAATGTTAAGAAATTTTGAAAAATACGCAACGCGAATAGGTGGCGCAGTGAACCACAGAATGGGACTTGATGACTCATTGATGATAAAAGACACACATCTTAGAACTATCAAAAACTTAAAAGAGTATATTAAAAAAGCTAGAAAAGAGATACCCTTTACTACTAAAATAGAAGTGGAAGCTGAAACATTCGAGATGGCTAAGGAAGCATTTTATGCAGGATGCGACATAGTAATGTGTGATAATATGAGACCTGAACAAGTTAGAGAAATTGTTGAATATAGAAATGAAAACTATGGACATATTCTTTTAGAAGCAAGCGGAAACATTTCTCTAGAAACAATTGAGTCTTATGCTAGAAGTGGTGTAGATGCAATTAGTACAGGGGCATTGACTCATCAATCAAAATGGATTGACCTCTCTATGAAAATGGATTAG
- a CDS encoding DUF448 domain-containing protein produces MAKNLHHPTRMCVSCRQRDNQSTLFRFRCIDSELVTFEGVGRSIYLCQLCLEDEKKLSKSLMRQCRSGDKEKLMNKLKEIIADDRKS; encoded by the coding sequence ATGGCGAAAAATTTACATCATCCAACTAGAATGTGTGTATCTTGTAGACAAAGAGATAATCAGTCTACTCTATTTAGATTCAGGTGTATTGATAGTGAATTGGTTACATTTGAAGGAGTTGGTCGAAGTATTTACTTATGCCAACTTTGTCTAGAAGATGAAAAGAAACTTTCTAAGTCACTTATGCGACAATGCAGAAGTGGAGATAAAGAAAAACTTATGAACAAACTAAAGGAGATCATCGCTGATGATAGAAAAAGTTAG
- a CDS encoding DHH family phosphoesterase: MNLKEINEAKHIVIETDSDSFANATAIYSYILTLHKKVSLRKTTDIDVNLSFLPWYDKVRDTIASSADLKIVATSDSRSLFELFKSNNISINKKMATSLYTGIMLRYKNFLSDDCDGTIFAISSELISLNAEYKTCTNFLTKRVPLSLFRLKAIMFKNLLLKEDAKEAHVYVAESDLRASGTSLKDAISIANEISNLVNVEKVILYERDENKNIIKILKEI; this comes from the coding sequence ATGAATTTAAAAGAGATTAATGAAGCTAAGCATATAGTTATAGAGACTGATAGTGACTCATTTGCTAATGCAACTGCCATTTACTCTTATATTTTAACTCTGCATAAAAAAGTTTCACTACGAAAAACTACAGATATAGATGTGAATCTCTCTTTTTTACCTTGGTATGATAAGGTAAGAGATACTATCGCTTCTTCTGCTGACTTGAAGATAGTCGCAACTAGTGATAGTCGTAGTCTGTTTGAGCTTTTTAAGAGCAATAATATCAGTATTAATAAAAAGATGGCTACATCTCTTTATACTGGAATAATGCTAAGGTATAAAAACTTTTTAAGTGACGATTGTGATGGTACAATTTTTGCTATTTCTAGTGAACTTATAAGCCTTAATGCTGAGTACAAAACATGTACTAACTTTTTGACTAAAAGAGTTCCATTAAGCCTTTTTAGGCTCAAAGCTATAATGTTTAAAAACTTATTACTTAAAGAAGATGCAAAAGAGGCACATGTTTATGTAGCTGAGAGTGATTTAAGAGCTAGCGGGACTAGCCTTAAAGATGCGATAAGTATTGCAAATGAGATTTCAAATCTTGTAAATGTTGAAAAAGTTATTCTCTATGAGAGAGATGAAAACAAAAATATTATTAAAATTTTAAAGGAAATATAA
- the lpxC gene encoding UDP-3-O-acyl-N-acetylglucosamine deacetylase encodes MYQTTIKKPVELVGIGLHKGSPVRLKLEPLESNSGIVFYRSDVDVSIPLIPENVVDTKMATVIGKDGHVISTIEHMLSAVYAYGIDNLRVIVDADEIPVMDGSSASFCMLLDEAGIVELDMPKKIMRIKKEIEVKEGEKYVKLSPSPDLQYDFTIKFPHPVIQKQEYVLKFTKESYKKEISRARTFGFLHEVQYLRSKGLALGGSLENAIVLDDKKILNPEGLRFSDEFVRHKILDAIGDMSLIGMNFIGNYEAMAGSHDLNHKLTLELLKDADNYEVVELVGETTKELAKAYA; translated from the coding sequence ATGTATCAAACAACTATTAAAAAGCCTGTTGAACTTGTAGGAATTGGTCTACATAAGGGTTCCCCAGTAAGATTAAAGCTAGAACCTTTAGAATCAAATAGCGGCATTGTTTTTTATAGAAGCGACGTTGATGTTTCTATCCCGCTTATTCCAGAAAATGTTGTTGATACAAAGATGGCAACAGTTATCGGTAAAGATGGGCATGTGATTTCAACCATTGAGCATATGCTCTCTGCAGTATATGCTTATGGGATTGACAATCTTAGAGTTATAGTCGATGCTGACGAGATACCTGTAATGGATGGCAGTAGTGCAAGCTTTTGTATGCTTTTGGATGAAGCTGGCATTGTTGAACTTGATATGCCTAAAAAAATTATGCGTATAAAAAAGGAGATTGAAGTTAAAGAGGGAGAGAAGTATGTGAAACTCTCTCCATCACCTGATCTTCAATATGACTTTACCATTAAGTTTCCTCATCCAGTGATTCAAAAACAAGAGTATGTTTTAAAGTTTACCAAAGAGAGTTATAAAAAAGAGATATCTCGCGCGCGTACGTTTGGGTTTTTACATGAGGTTCAATACCTGCGTTCAAAAGGTCTAGCACTTGGCGGTTCACTTGAAAATGCAATTGTTTTAGATGATAAGAAGATTTTAAATCCAGAAGGGTTGCGTTTTAGCGATGAGTTTGTAAGACATAAAATTTTAGATGCTATTGGAGATATGTCTTTGATTGGTATGAATTTTATAGGAAACTATGAAGCGATGGCTGGAAGTCATGACTTAAATCATAAACTTACTCTAGAGCTTCTAAAAGATGCAGATAACTATGAGGTGGTTGAATTAGTTGGAGAGACTACCAAAGAGTTAGCAAAAGCATATGCTTAA
- the infB gene encoding translation initiation factor IF-2: protein MIEKVRVHEIAKELGIASKDVLDKAKKMGLEVKSAQSVVTMEQAEGIANYIMNGDDEPEVAPAKPTVKKVKSETSNAAVETPKEDTKKIVEEKVEETPPVKAVEKTQEAKVEVVEAVEATEKVEAKAEIKEKEEAPKSATSGIKVVTPTIRPGLKKSGLKIVKKKKPKVEENFSLPQKQASVSSYGKMSAEVLEELAQKKKNKSSSSNARKQEQGKRIDIFGGTMSDVSMDMDDQVVLLDLNSTERAPLPAEEQRKPRAPKPAGRNANKKAAPRGRKVRKDKRKKYAKATQEDEIITHVEIPEDIRVYEFAEALNRPISDIIKVLFDLGMMMTKNDFLGNDEIEILSEEFEVEVTIIDPKDEFTHDEEDIEEDPDATERAPVITIMGHVDHGKTSLLDAIRKAKVTDGEAGGITQHIGAYTIEQHGKAITFIDTPGHAAFSHMRQKGTDITDIIIIVVAADDGVKPQTLEVIKMAQESGAPIIVALNKMDKETAQPDMVKGQMAEHGISPVDWGGDIEFVPVSAKSGMGIDDLLENILTTAEILELKANENALAKAAVIESSLEKGRGPVATVIVQNGTLRVGDYVVCGAAYGRVKAMMDEHNKQVKTLLPSHTAVIAGLNEVPASGEVMTVMQNEKEAKEFALKRHEYDRHKELSISTKSSLEDMTAMIAEGKLKSLKVVLKTDVHGTLEAIKSSITALRNDEVKVNIISSGVGGITENDVELVNNSENCVLLGFNVRPTGAVKASAKQKGVEIKTYSIIYQLIDDITGMLTGMMSPKYTEENTGQAEVREVFKIPKGLVAGSVVVEGRLIRGGMVRVIRDGVVHYEGELTSLKRFKDDVEEIGNGYECGVVISGYDDVVPGDILETFKKVEQKVSL from the coding sequence ATGATAGAAAAAGTTAGAGTACACGAAATTGCAAAAGAACTGGGTATAGCTTCAAAAGACGTTTTAGATAAAGCAAAAAAAATGGGTCTTGAAGTTAAGTCTGCGCAAAGTGTAGTTACAATGGAACAAGCTGAAGGGATAGCAAACTATATAATGAATGGTGATGATGAGCCAGAAGTTGCACCTGCAAAGCCAACAGTAAAAAAAGTTAAAAGTGAAACTTCTAACGCAGCTGTTGAAACTCCTAAAGAAGATACAAAAAAAATCGTTGAAGAGAAAGTAGAAGAGACTCCTCCCGTAAAAGCTGTAGAAAAGACCCAAGAAGCAAAAGTTGAAGTAGTCGAAGCTGTAGAAGCTACAGAAAAAGTTGAAGCTAAAGCTGAAATTAAAGAGAAAGAGGAAGCTCCTAAGAGTGCTACATCTGGTATAAAAGTTGTTACCCCAACTATTAGACCAGGACTTAAGAAAAGTGGTTTAAAGATTGTTAAAAAGAAAAAGCCAAAAGTAGAAGAGAACTTTTCATTACCTCAAAAACAAGCCTCAGTATCATCATATGGAAAGATGAGTGCTGAAGTTTTAGAGGAACTTGCTCAAAAGAAAAAGAATAAATCATCATCAAGTAATGCTAGAAAGCAAGAACAAGGTAAGAGAATTGACATTTTTGGTGGGACAATGAGCGATGTTTCCATGGATATGGATGATCAAGTAGTACTACTTGATTTAAACTCTACAGAACGTGCTCCACTTCCTGCTGAAGAGCAAAGAAAGCCTCGTGCACCTAAGCCAGCTGGAAGAAATGCAAATAAAAAAGCAGCTCCACGTGGTAGAAAAGTTCGTAAAGATAAGCGTAAAAAATATGCAAAAGCAACTCAAGAAGATGAGATCATCACTCATGTAGAGATTCCTGAAGATATTCGCGTTTACGAATTTGCAGAAGCTCTTAATCGCCCAATATCTGACATCATCAAAGTTCTTTTTGATCTTGGTATGATGATGACTAAAAATGATTTCCTTGGAAATGATGAAATTGAAATTCTTTCTGAAGAGTTTGAAGTTGAAGTAACTATTATTGACCCTAAAGATGAGTTTACTCATGATGAAGAGGATATAGAAGAAGATCCAGATGCAACAGAACGTGCTCCTGTTATTACGATAATGGGTCATGTTGACCATGGTAAAACATCACTTCTTGATGCAATCCGTAAAGCAAAAGTAACAGATGGCGAAGCTGGTGGGATTACTCAACATATTGGTGCATATACAATTGAACAACATGGCAAAGCAATTACGTTTATAGATACACCGGGACATGCCGCGTTTAGTCACATGCGTCAAAAAGGTACAGATATAACAGATATTATTATCATTGTTGTTGCTGCTGATGATGGTGTGAAGCCACAAACTCTTGAAGTTATAAAAATGGCTCAAGAATCTGGTGCTCCTATAATTGTGGCGCTTAACAAAATGGATAAAGAGACTGCACAACCAGATATGGTTAAAGGCCAGATGGCTGAACATGGAATCTCTCCAGTTGATTGGGGTGGAGATATAGAATTTGTGCCAGTTTCTGCTAAATCAGGAATGGGTATTGATGATCTACTTGAAAACATCCTTACAACAGCTGAGATACTAGAGCTTAAAGCAAATGAAAATGCACTTGCAAAAGCAGCTGTTATAGAGTCTTCTCTTGAAAAAGGTCGTGGTCCAGTTGCAACTGTAATAGTTCAAAATGGTACTCTTAGAGTTGGAGATTATGTTGTTTGTGGTGCAGCTTATGGTCGCGTTAAAGCGATGATGGATGAGCATAATAAGCAAGTTAAAACTCTTTTACCATCTCATACTGCAGTAATCGCAGGTCTGAACGAAGTTCCAGCTTCTGGTGAAGTTATGACTGTTATGCAAAATGAAAAAGAGGCAAAAGAGTTTGCTCTTAAACGCCACGAATACGACAGACATAAAGAACTTTCAATTAGTACGAAATCTTCATTAGAAGATATGACTGCTATGATTGCAGAGGGTAAACTGAAATCTCTTAAAGTTGTTCTTAAAACAGATGTTCATGGTACGCTTGAAGCTATTAAATCATCTATTACAGCACTTAGAAATGATGAAGTAAAAGTAAACATCATCTCTAGCGGTGTTGGTGGAATTACTGAAAATGACGTTGAACTTGTTAATAACTCCGAAAACTGTGTACTTCTAGGATTTAATGTTCGTCCTACTGGTGCAGTTAAAGCATCTGCTAAGCAAAAAGGTGTTGAGATTAAAACATACTCAATTATCTACCAACTAATAGATGATATTACTGGTATGCTTACTGGAATGATGTCTCCAAAATATACTGAAGAAAATACTGGTCAAGCAGAAGTTAGAGAAGTGTTTAAAATTCCTAAAGGACTTGTTGCCGGATCTGTCGTTGTTGAAGGACGTCTTATCCGTGGTGGTATGGTTCGTGTTATTCGTGATGGAGTTGTACATTACGAAGGTGAACTTACTTCACTTAAACGTTTTAAAGATGATGTAGAAGAGATTGGTAATGGTTATGAGTGTGGTGTTGTCATTAGTGGATATGATGACGTTGTACCTGGAGATATACTTGAAACTTTCAAAAAAGTTGAGCAAAAAGTTAGTTTATAA
- the nadA gene encoding quinolinate synthase NadA, with product MQLSNDELKIKINELKEKLDVTVVAHFYQRDEVFEMADITGDSLELAMRTQADDAEFVLFCGVGFMGQSVKVLSPEKRVVMPKIACCAMARMIDSLYFDDSVKYLNDNGISNENILPITYINSNADVKAKVGEMGGMVCTSSNAKKIITKALEEGKKILFVPDRCLGQNIANQMGLKSMVIGQEGNPMECDILCYDGFCSVHQLFTVDDIEFYRNKFPGILIATHPECDPAICDASDFVGSTSQLIKYIQEQPEDQKIAVGTEFNMVNRLRPKNTYVLSSTKPECPTMNETTLEDLYVTLKAIDDGEPINEIEVDKQTQKWAKIALERMLAL from the coding sequence TTGCAATTAAGTAACGATGAATTAAAAATAAAAATCAACGAATTAAAAGAGAAATTGGATGTTACAGTTGTAGCTCATTTTTATCAACGCGATGAAGTTTTTGAAATGGCAGACATAACTGGAGATTCATTGGAACTTGCAATGAGAACACAGGCCGATGATGCAGAGTTTGTACTCTTTTGTGGTGTTGGTTTTATGGGCCAAAGTGTAAAAGTACTCTCTCCTGAAAAACGTGTAGTTATGCCAAAAATAGCTTGCTGTGCGATGGCTCGTATGATAGACTCACTTTACTTTGATGACTCAGTAAAGTATCTTAACGATAACGGCATATCAAATGAAAATATACTTCCTATCACATACATTAACTCTAACGCAGATGTGAAAGCTAAAGTTGGCGAGATGGGTGGAATGGTTTGTACTAGTTCAAACGCAAAAAAAATTATTACTAAAGCCTTAGAAGAGGGTAAAAAAATTCTTTTTGTTCCAGATAGATGTTTAGGTCAAAATATAGCAAACCAAATGGGCTTAAAATCTATGGTTATAGGTCAAGAAGGAAACCCTATGGAGTGTGATATCTTATGTTACGATGGTTTTTGTTCGGTGCACCAACTCTTCACTGTAGATGATATAGAGTTCTATAGAAATAAGTTTCCAGGTATCTTAATAGCTACACACCCTGAGTGTGATCCAGCTATTTGTGATGCAAGTGATTTTGTAGGTTCTACCTCTCAACTTATTAAGTATATACAAGAACAGCCAGAAGATCAAAAGATAGCAGTTGGTACAGAGTTTAATATGGTTAACCGTCTTCGTCCTAAAAATACATATGTACTTAGCTCAACTAAACCAGAGTGTCCAACAATGAATGAGACCACTTTAGAAGATCTTTATGTAACACTCAAAGCTATAGATGATGGTGAACCTATTAATGAAATAGAAGTAGATAAGCAAACGCAGAAGTGGGCAAAAATTGCGCTAGAGAGAATGTTGGCGTTATGA
- the thrB gene encoding homoserine kinase has translation MTVSVPATSANLGPGFDSLGLAVDLRNVVEFHPSKFFSVSIKGEGENNPRLKGNNLFVSIFNDHYARLTKKTQNFKFTFHNQIPMSRGLGSSSAVIVSAIASAHEAAGIRVSKRRILNHALVYESHPDNITPAVMGGFNAATIEKNKVFSQRKHLPDYLKAVVVIPNKQMNTSKSRTVLPKSYSKENAIYNLSHTALTVAAFFNEDWEMLKLAAQDRFHQKARMKTLPELFAVQKVAYESGALMSTLSGSGSTFFSLVYDDDASMIANKFTQKFPDFIVKTLDFDNNGLIIER, from the coding sequence TTGACAGTAAGCGTACCCGCAACAAGTGCTAATCTTGGACCTGGATTTGACTCTTTAGGTTTAGCAGTAGATTTAAGAAATGTAGTAGAGTTTCATCCATCAAAGTTTTTTAGCGTTAGCATAAAAGGTGAGGGTGAGAATAACCCTCGTTTAAAAGGCAATAACCTTTTTGTTAGTATCTTTAACGACCACTATGCGCGTTTAACAAAAAAGACGCAAAATTTTAAGTTTACTTTTCACAATCAGATACCTATGTCTAGAGGGCTTGGAAGTTCATCTGCCGTAATAGTTAGCGCTATAGCTTCTGCGCATGAAGCTGCGGGGATTAGAGTTTCTAAACGCCGTATTTTAAATCATGCCCTTGTATATGAATCACATCCGGATAATATAACGCCAGCGGTAATGGGTGGCTTCAATGCTGCAACAATAGAGAAAAATAAAGTTTTTTCACAAAGAAAACATCTTCCGGATTATCTGAAAGCAGTTGTTGTTATCCCAAACAAACAGATGAACACGTCAAAGTCACGTACTGTATTACCAAAGTCTTACTCAAAAGAGAATGCAATTTATAATCTTTCTCATACAGCGTTGACGGTTGCTGCCTTTTTTAATGAAGATTGGGAGATGTTGAAACTTGCTGCACAAGATAGGTTTCATCAAAAAGCAAGAATGAAGACGCTGCCTGAACTTTTTGCTGTGCAAAAAGTTGCTTACGAGTCTGGAGCGCTTATGAGTACGCTTTCTGGAAGTGGTAGTACCTTCTTTTCACTCGTGTATGACGATGATGCCTCAATGATAGCAAACAAGTTTACTCAGAAATTTCCAGACTTTATTGTTAAAACTTTGGATTTTGATAACAATGGGCTTATAATAGAGCGATAA
- a CDS encoding ribosome maturation factor, with translation MSLQSDIESVIKSVGLELYDAVVVSENDETIYRISVISTDIEDGKRKGVSLDTCVDLTHLISPLLDVTPPVSGEYRLEVGTAGIERKLSSIAHYKKSIGEKVSLVHSGKEKTRGTLSKVEGSKVFVESEGEITEIEFNDITKAKTYFEW, from the coding sequence ATGAGTTTACAAAGCGATATAGAGTCGGTAATAAAATCTGTAGGACTAGAGCTATATGACGCTGTAGTTGTAAGTGAAAATGATGAAACAATATACCGCATAAGTGTTATATCAACTGACATTGAAGATGGCAAACGTAAGGGAGTTAGTCTTGATACATGTGTTGACTTAACACATCTTATCTCTCCTCTACTTGACGTAACACCTCCAGTTTCAGGTGAATACAGACTTGAAGTTGGAACTGCTGGTATTGAGAGAAAGCTCTCATCAATAGCTCATTACAAAAAAAGTATAGGTGAAAAGGTCTCTTTAGTGCACTCTGGTAAAGAAAAAACTAGAGGTACTCTAAGTAAAGTAGAAGGCTCTAAAGTTTTCGTAGAGAGTGAAGGTGAAATTACTGAAATAGAGTTCAATGATATTACTAAAGCTAAAACTTACTTTGAATGGTAA
- the rbfA gene encoding 30S ribosome-binding factor RbfA — protein sequence MTEAQIKLKRTESVLLELIPQALGSMNDKRLHELNVVEVVCSRGKSDAKVYINPYEYTEQEKRDYLKLLRNARPIVETYCLKDQGWYRCPKFTFEFDEQLKKSQNLEELFKRIAKDTKEEES from the coding sequence ATGACAGAAGCACAAATAAAGCTAAAACGTACAGAATCTGTTCTTTTAGAACTAATCCCCCAAGCACTTGGCTCTATGAATGATAAACGACTTCATGAACTTAATGTTGTAGAAGTTGTATGTTCTCGTGGTAAAAGTGACGCAAAAGTTTATATAAATCCGTATGAATATACAGAACAAGAAAAACGAGACTATCTTAAGCTGTTAAGAAATGCCCGACCTATTGTTGAAACCTATTGTCTTAAAGATCAAGGTTGGTATCGCTGTCCAAAATTCACATTTGAATTTGACGAACAACTTAAAAAATCACAAAATCTTGAAGAACTGTTTAAACGCATAGCAAAAGATACTAAAGAGGAAGAGTCATGA